From Candidatus Kapaibacterium sp., the proteins below share one genomic window:
- the polA gene encoding DNA polymerase I produces the protein MKKLFLIDGMSLVFRAHHAMIKSGLKSPSGEPTGALFGFTNMISSLLERENPEYISVAFDREEPTFRHERYEAYKANRAEFPEELIPQLPRIKQFLEFVGIKCIEIARFEADDIIGTIAKNASANEWQAVCVTSDKDYYQLVDEKVTLMKPGRKGEDFEYVGINEVKEKFGVRPDQVIDVLALIGDASDNVPGVKGIGEKTAIPLVVEFGSVEAIYENLDKIEKLSVRTKLEGEREMAMLSKELVTIDTNMQLEPSLEDLKMGETQFIELDKLFAEAGFNTIREKWRRKSNPEIWLNVTHEIEQKQHDNFGSIEKDYRLIDSMEKLDALIVELSKAHTLSFDLETTGLDRATCNIVGIAISIAEFTGCYIPVYYDEDNLPEYNSNLFSEKKPTPRRDNQIPVNLVISKLAPILTNPKIKKCGQNIKFDMSIMKRHGVDLSPIAFDSMVASYVLDPDEKHNLNDLSKKWLNYEPIPISSLIGEKKSEQISMSDVDPEIIKDYASEDADLALRLYAKLDEALGKDKKLFDLAHNIEFPLIEVLTQMEANGICIDTSALLEVSKQIEIEAADLQRLIFAEAGIEFNIDSPKQLAEILFEKMQIPPIKKNKTGYSTDVQVLNELSLSYPIASYIVEYRQIQKLKSTYVDALPKLINKTTGRIHTTYNQTVASTGRLSSTDPNLQNIPIRTDKGKEIRKAFIAKNDDYVIMSADYSQIELRIMAHICGDEQMIDSFRQNHDIHSATASVLFGKPLSEVNQDMRRIAKTVNFGIMYGLGSFGLAQRLNLSRSEAKEIIDNYFAKYAGIKKYMDLTVEFTRKHGYAETLCGRRRYFPDIDNKNFNLRNAAERAAINLPIQGTASDMLKIAMITIHNEFAKNKYNSKMLLQVHDELVFEVQKSEIDEIKSLVIDKMSSALSLGEVPVIVETGIGSNWLEAH, from the coding sequence TTGAAGAAATTATTTTTGATAGACGGCATGTCCTTGGTCTTTAGGGCGCATCATGCAATGATAAAATCCGGTTTGAAATCACCATCGGGCGAACCCACGGGGGCGCTCTTTGGCTTTACAAATATGATTTCGTCGCTTTTGGAGCGAGAAAATCCCGAATACATTTCCGTAGCTTTCGACCGCGAAGAACCAACATTTCGCCATGAACGTTACGAGGCTTATAAGGCAAATCGTGCAGAATTTCCCGAAGAATTAATTCCACAATTGCCACGAATCAAACAATTCTTAGAATTTGTGGGCATCAAGTGCATCGAAATCGCACGATTTGAAGCCGATGATATAATCGGGACTATCGCCAAAAATGCATCTGCAAATGAGTGGCAAGCTGTATGCGTAACGTCGGACAAAGACTATTACCAGCTTGTTGACGAAAAAGTAACGCTAATGAAACCCGGACGCAAAGGCGAAGACTTTGAATACGTCGGGATTAATGAAGTTAAAGAAAAATTCGGTGTCCGCCCCGACCAAGTGATTGACGTTCTGGCATTGATTGGCGATGCTTCCGATAATGTGCCCGGAGTGAAGGGAATTGGCGAAAAAACTGCAATTCCGCTTGTAGTCGAGTTCGGCAGCGTTGAAGCAATTTACGAAAATTTGGATAAAATCGAAAAATTATCCGTCCGAACCAAACTCGAAGGCGAAAGGGAAATGGCAATGCTTTCCAAAGAGCTTGTCACGATTGATACAAATATGCAACTCGAGCCAAGTTTGGAAGATTTGAAAATGGGAGAAACGCAATTCATCGAATTAGACAAATTATTCGCTGAAGCAGGTTTCAATACTATTCGCGAGAAATGGCGGAGAAAAAGCAATCCCGAAATTTGGCTCAATGTCACTCATGAGATTGAACAAAAGCAGCATGATAACTTCGGCAGTATTGAAAAAGATTACCGCTTGATTGATTCAATGGAAAAATTAGATGCTTTGATTGTGGAATTATCCAAGGCTCATACGCTATCTTTCGACCTAGAAACCACAGGATTAGACCGTGCGACTTGCAACATCGTAGGCATTGCGATTTCCATCGCCGAATTTACAGGGTGCTATATTCCTGTATATTATGATGAGGATAATTTGCCGGAATACAACTCAAATCTATTTTCCGAGAAAAAGCCGACACCACGACGCGATAATCAGATTCCGGTTAACCTCGTGATTTCCAAACTCGCTCCTATTTTGACAAATCCGAAGATTAAAAAATGTGGTCAAAATATCAAATTTGACATGAGTATCATGAAACGGCACGGTGTTGACTTATCGCCAATTGCATTCGATTCAATGGTGGCATCCTACGTCTTAGACCCTGACGAAAAGCATAATTTGAATGATTTGTCTAAAAAATGGTTGAATTACGAACCTATTCCAATCAGTTCGCTTATTGGCGAGAAAAAATCTGAGCAGATTTCCATGAGCGATGTTGACCCGGAAATCATCAAGGATTACGCTTCGGAAGATGCCGATTTGGCATTACGCCTTTATGCGAAATTGGACGAAGCATTAGGGAAGGACAAAAAGCTATTCGATTTGGCACATAATATCGAATTTCCGCTGATTGAAGTGCTGACACAAATGGAAGCAAACGGCATTTGCATTGATACAAGTGCATTGCTTGAAGTGTCGAAGCAAATCGAAATTGAAGCTGCCGATTTGCAGAGGTTGATATTTGCGGAAGCGGGAATCGAATTCAATATTGATTCGCCCAAACAATTAGCTGAAATTTTATTTGAAAAAATGCAAATTCCGCCTATCAAAAAAAATAAAACCGGCTACAGCACAGATGTTCAGGTGTTGAACGAACTTTCCTTATCGTACCCGATTGCCTCGTATATCGTCGAATATAGGCAAATTCAGAAATTGAAATCCACTTATGTTGATGCACTCCCAAAGTTAATCAACAAAACTACGGGCAGAATCCACACTACATATAACCAAACTGTGGCGAGCACGGGGCGGCTTTCGTCAACAGACCCGAATTTGCAGAATATTCCAATCAGAACGGACAAGGGCAAGGAAATCCGCAAAGCATTTATAGCTAAAAACGATGATTACGTCATCATGTCTGCGGATTATTCGCAAATTGAATTGAGGATTATGGCTCACATCTGTGGCGACGAACAAATGATTGATAGCTTCCGCCAAAATCATGATATTCATTCCGCAACGGCTTCAGTGCTGTTTGGCAAGCCATTATCGGAAGTTAATCAGGATATGCGTCGAATTGCAAAAACGGTGAATTTCGGAATTATGTACGGGTTGGGAAGTTTCGGTTTAGCCCAACGACTGAACTTATCACGCTCTGAAGCAAAGGAAATAATTGATAATTATTTCGCTAAATATGCCGGAATAAAAAAGTATATGGATTTAACTGTAGAATTTACTCGCAAACACGGCTACGCGGAGACTCTGTGCGGTCGCAGACGATATTTTCCGGATATTGACAACAAGAATTTCAATTTGCGTAATGCTGCCGAACGTGCTGCGATTAATTTGCCGATACAAGGCACAGCGAGCGATATGCTCAAAATAGCAATGATAACGATTCACAATGAATTTGCCAAAAATAAATACAATTCGAAGATGTTGCTCCAAGTCCATGATGAACTTGTCTTCGAAGTGCAGAAAAGTGAAATTGACGAAATCAAATCACTTGTGATTGATAAAATGAGCTCTGCTCTATCATTGGGCGAAGTTCCTGTAATCGTGGAAACAGGAATCGGCTCAAATTGGCTCGAAGCGCATTAA
- a CDS encoding S8 family serine peptidase, giving the protein IKTPKYGGFVNGSIYIKPHEYLSKEQILKIVNDVVGDEINIEAIEAPFTKFFKNDMLLSKNRLGMIYRIHSDYENSLKLAKMLNAHEDIEYCVPEAYYQLDETPNDPLLKDQTGLNQIMASVAWDKAKSSENILIGIVDSGIDIDHNDLKNQILVNKGEIPDNGIDDDGNGFIDDVFGWDFVGDIFESEAKNRQWKANNNPKPTLSNNDHGTHVSGIAAATTDNEIGIASASWGAKIIAVKCATDNLSSQTGSRNIYRPYEGMLYAAMRGADIINCSWSSEYHDPLMNDVINSLLEQNIVIVAAAGNFILNNDEFPFYPASLPGIISVGSITKAGSPSGFTHYGINVDIFAPGDGIMSTMPLNTYKTKSGTSMAAPFVSGIVALLKTVKPEISTQEIKHRIRAAANLFNPSLHLYERFFYGSLNAGKALTMNFPDGESSPGIAIDYILIENSDAITSYNPTNLKFTFRNFLSSTNNLDVKIIARGNYVNQQIIEFKIDNFAGNSSFEKTLGFQLNKLNPWFSGNIDLIIEYRNDEGYFNIETIKVPIELPTYNTYLVAETSPEYDAIVWNSASSAGRFDFWVGGYNYDLGGGMIYHWGRTLGFFPNDTVQSVQAFSVARAFGAISGSNLKSRVVSTKDTGKTWQSEDVSSFVKKIHGIIVYEDETIIAFGEKLKANQSFGIARKEAGKWAEIANTFTLQSGEALVRGAFAYYGDKVMAGTSAGRIIYSDDRGKTWEISDVASSGLIKYITLLNQDSAVAFGPGAGTAANTGKVYNTVNGGQTWTENVFDFNTIERVPVFAYCPDSSKSVVVLHSNGEVTSSEDLGYTWRHELTLDYRFGKVNTGAGFTSAGKSRLWNQAYDIGFLEFDIIPINAKYSLSLASPDILDFDTTAIQGSKAAHIFLINDGNMRLEKMGQLLQYAEGTTDEEIFLKVDFTSSFAPDKLESAEVRFEPKTSGEKSAKLTISTLAGDNTFYIKGNAYDPASVYSVDANEDFTIKFDNNKMILTSGKIQFVSPKLAFFDMNGNSIEKANMHSNGSYIEHRIDHNMYSTGVYLLVITNKDKIYKRKIIIVR; this is encoded by the coding sequence ATCAAAACACCAAAATACGGCGGATTTGTCAATGGTTCTATATATATAAAACCGCATGAATATTTGAGCAAAGAGCAAATATTGAAAATTGTCAATGACGTTGTAGGCGATGAAATAAATATTGAAGCAATCGAAGCTCCTTTTACAAAATTTTTCAAAAACGATATGCTCTTGAGCAAAAATCGTTTGGGGATGATTTACAGAATTCACTCCGATTACGAAAATTCGCTCAAACTTGCTAAGATGCTCAATGCCCACGAAGATATCGAATATTGCGTTCCCGAAGCATATTATCAGTTAGACGAAACACCGAACGACCCACTACTCAAAGACCAAACGGGATTGAACCAAATAATGGCTTCAGTAGCTTGGGACAAAGCAAAAAGCTCTGAAAATATTCTCATCGGTATAGTTGACTCGGGTATTGATATTGACCACAATGATTTGAAAAATCAGATTTTGGTAAATAAGGGAGAAATCCCGGACAACGGAATTGATGACGACGGCAACGGTTTTATTGACGACGTCTTTGGGTGGGATTTTGTAGGCGATATTTTCGAAAGTGAAGCAAAAAATCGTCAGTGGAAAGCGAATAATAATCCGAAACCAACGCTATCAAATAATGACCATGGAACTCACGTAAGTGGCATTGCGGCTGCAACGACTGATAACGAAATCGGCATTGCTTCCGCAAGTTGGGGAGCAAAGATTATAGCTGTCAAATGCGCCACCGATAATTTATCCTCGCAAACCGGCTCACGAAATATATATCGTCCTTATGAAGGGATGCTTTATGCTGCGATGCGGGGAGCAGACATCATTAATTGCAGTTGGAGCAGCGAATATCACGACCCGCTAATGAATGATGTGATAAATTCGCTCTTAGAACAAAACATTGTAATCGTCGCCGCAGCGGGCAATTTCATACTTAATAATGATGAATTTCCTTTCTATCCGGCATCTTTGCCCGGAATAATTTCAGTTGGTTCGATTACTAAAGCCGGCTCTCCATCTGGCTTTACACATTATGGAATTAATGTGGATATTTTTGCTCCGGGTGATGGTATCATGTCCACTATGCCTCTAAATACATACAAAACAAAATCGGGCACTTCGATGGCTGCACCTTTTGTGAGCGGAATCGTAGCATTGCTCAAGACTGTTAAGCCCGAAATCAGCACGCAAGAAATAAAGCACAGAATCCGTGCCGCAGCTAATCTTTTCAACCCATCGCTTCATTTATATGAACGTTTTTTTTACGGCTCGCTCAATGCCGGAAAAGCACTCACAATGAATTTCCCCGATGGCGAAAGCTCCCCGGGAATTGCGATCGATTACATTTTGATTGAAAACTCAGATGCAATTACATCATACAATCCTACTAATTTGAAATTCACTTTTCGCAATTTTCTCTCCTCAACCAATAATTTAGACGTGAAAATAATTGCCAGAGGAAACTACGTAAATCAGCAAATAATTGAATTCAAAATTGATAATTTCGCGGGAAATTCCAGTTTTGAAAAAACATTAGGCTTCCAACTGAATAAGCTTAATCCTTGGTTTAGCGGAAATATTGATTTAATAATCGAATATCGAAATGACGAAGGATATTTCAACATCGAAACTATTAAAGTGCCGATTGAACTGCCAACATATAACACATACTTAGTGGCTGAAACATCGCCCGAATACGATGCAATTGTTTGGAATTCGGCATCATCAGCCGGACGTTTTGATTTTTGGGTGGGCGGCTATAATTATGATTTGGGCGGCGGTATGATTTATCATTGGGGCAGAACCTTAGGCTTTTTCCCGAATGACACGGTCCAATCTGTTCAGGCTTTTTCAGTTGCACGAGCATTTGGTGCTATATCGGGCAGCAATTTGAAATCGAGAGTGGTTTCAACCAAAGATACAGGCAAAACATGGCAGAGTGAAGACGTTTCGAGCTTTGTGAAGAAAATTCATGGAATAATCGTTTATGAAGATGAGACGATTATCGCATTTGGCGAAAAGCTGAAAGCCAACCAATCTTTTGGAATAGCACGCAAAGAAGCAGGAAAATGGGCTGAAATCGCCAATACATTCACATTACAAAGCGGCGAAGCATTGGTTCGTGGTGCATTTGCATATTATGGCGATAAAGTCATGGCAGGAACAAGTGCAGGCAGAATCATATATTCCGACGACCGAGGCAAAACTTGGGAAATCTCGGATGTGGCTTCGAGCGGTTTGATTAAATATATCACTTTGCTCAATCAAGATTCGGCAGTTGCATTCGGACCGGGCGCCGGTACAGCAGCCAACACAGGGAAAGTTTACAACACTGTCAATGGTGGTCAAACTTGGACTGAAAATGTATTTGATTTCAATACTATCGAACGGGTTCCGGTATTTGCATATTGTCCGGATTCTTCAAAATCTGTCGTGGTGCTACATAGCAATGGCGAAGTTACTTCATCGGAAGATTTGGGCTATACTTGGCGACACGAATTAACTTTAGATTATCGCTTCGGCAAAGTCAACACAGGTGCGGGATTTACAAGTGCGGGCAAATCACGTCTTTGGAATCAAGCATATGATATAGGCTTTCTCGAATTCGACATAATTCCGATAAATGCCAAATATTCACTTTCGCTTGCGAGCCCTGATATTTTAGATTTCGACACAACAGCAATTCAGGGCTCCAAAGCTGCGCATATTTTCTTGATAAATGACGGAAACATGAGATTGGAAAAGATGGGACAGTTATTACAATATGCAGAAGGAACAACTGATGAGGAGATTTTCCTCAAAGTTGATTTCACAAGTTCATTTGCTCCGGACAAATTGGAAAGTGCAGAAGTGCGATTCGAGCCTAAAACATCAGGCGAAAAATCAGCGAAATTAACCATAAGCACTCTCGCAGGTGATAATACTTTTTATATTAAGGGCAATGCTTATGACCCCGCAAGTGTCTATTCTGTAGATGCTAACGAGGATTTCACCATAAAATTCGATAATAATAAGATGATTCTGACAAGCGGAAAAATTCAGTTTGTTAGCCCGAAATTAGCATTTTTCGATATGAACGGCAATTCAATCGAGAAAGCGAATATGCACTCAAATGGTTCATATATCGAGCATAGAATTGACCATAATATGTATTCTACAGGAGTATATTTGCTCGTAATCACGAACAAGGATAAAATTTACAAGCGGAAAATTATCATTGTCAGATAA
- the purN gene encoding phosphoribosylglycinamide formyltransferase, with translation MSLRIAFFASHGGSNMQAIIDAIKSGETDAVAALVISNNSESGAIERAKNEGIPFSHISSKTHPDEKERIMAMIEKLDECKIDLIILAGYMKKIPSQIIEHVGGRVLNIHPALLPKFGGEGMYGMNVHKAVIESCETVSGATVHLVDSEYDRGRILMQKEVHVLAGDSPETLAARVLVAEHSLYKETLKKIISGEIII, from the coding sequence ATGAGTTTAAGAATAGCGTTTTTTGCATCTCATGGCGGAAGCAATATGCAAGCAATTATTGATGCCATAAAATCAGGCGAAACTGATGCAGTTGCCGCATTAGTGATTTCGAATAATTCCGAAAGCGGAGCAATCGAAAGAGCAAAAAATGAAGGAATCCCATTCAGTCACATCAGTTCCAAAACGCATCCCGATGAAAAGGAGCGAATTATGGCAATGATTGAAAAATTAGACGAGTGCAAAATTGATTTGATAATTTTAGCCGGATATATGAAAAAAATCCCAAGCCAAATTATCGAGCATGTCGGCGGGCGAGTTTTGAATATTCACCCCGCATTATTGCCCAAATTTGGTGGCGAAGGAATGTACGGAATGAATGTGCACAAGGCTGTCATCGAATCCTGCGAAACTGTATCAGGTGCAACTGTTCATCTCGTTGATTCCGAATATGACAGAGGCAGGATTTTGATGCAAAAAGAAGTTCACGTTCTTGCCGGTGACTCGCCCGAAACTCTTGCCGCAAGGGTGCTTGTAGCAGAGCATTCGCTATATAAAGAGACATTGAAAAAAATAATTTCCGGTGAAATAATTATCTGA
- a CDS encoding mechanosensitive ion channel gives MDNFNNVVNYISEIAVIYGLKLLVAIPTLIIGLWLIKFVGTTLGRILEAKHIDPSLRPFLRTLLSILLRVLLLISVASMLGFEMTSFIALLGALGLAIGMSLSGTLQNFSGGVMILMFKPFRVGDVIETQGYIGTVYEIQIFNTLLKTFDNRVVFLPNGNLANSSLINFTHQTERRVDMLFSISYGDSAEVARETLQSLIAEDERILPEPEPMIALSKLNNSSVDFTVRVWCKSENYWGVYFTLHEKVYNTFPKKGLTIPFPQMDVNLKKAIEE, from the coding sequence ATGGACAACTTTAACAATGTAGTCAATTATATATCAGAAATTGCAGTAATCTATGGATTGAAGTTACTCGTCGCTATTCCGACATTAATTATTGGATTGTGGCTCATCAAGTTTGTAGGCACAACATTAGGCAGAATTTTGGAAGCGAAGCATATAGACCCGTCTTTGCGTCCATTCCTCCGAACTTTATTAAGTATCTTGCTCAGAGTCTTGCTGCTAATTTCAGTGGCATCAATGCTCGGATTCGAGATGACCTCGTTCATTGCCTTGCTGGGTGCATTGGGATTGGCTATTGGTATGTCGCTATCCGGCACATTGCAGAATTTTTCGGGTGGTGTAATGATACTAATGTTCAAACCATTCAGGGTAGGCGATGTTATTGAAACTCAGGGATATATCGGTACAGTTTACGAAATCCAGATTTTCAACACATTATTAAAAACATTCGATAATCGCGTAGTCTTTCTGCCGAACGGAAATTTGGCTAATTCATCACTGATAAATTTCACTCATCAGACTGAACGCAGAGTGGATATGCTCTTTTCGATTTCGTACGGTGATAGTGCCGAAGTGGCACGCGAGACTCTTCAGAGCCTAATTGCCGAAGATGAAAGAATTCTGCCTGAACCCGAGCCGATGATTGCATTATCAAAGCTCAATAATAGTTCAGTTGATTTTACAGTCAGAGTTTGGTGCAAGAGCGAAAATTATTGGGGTGTGTATTTTACTTTGCACGAGAAAGTTTACAATACTTTCCCCAAGAAAGGGCTGACAATTCCATTCCCGCAGATGGATGTAAATTTGAAAAAGGCGATTGAGGAATAA
- a CDS encoding flagellin, with product MAFAIGGNARIRTNSPAENAYNALDTSSRSISLRQLRLSTGRRINNAADDVAGYITSRALQARNTSLKAALNAVGDASNVSYIIMDALENIGDLMQKIKDAASNAASGASGTDEKVALAKAAYRMAQQIKTVVDTTVFGGRQLIDGTFSANFVIGTNGTNTLLTLDVNLTAGNVDFNVESGYFDLNSMLTGDFAGITGLDLRLLNEVGSIDQGIFDNEYIGLTLTSLSDALNNVNKVASYVGGIVNRLTSQEDLLKGQIVNYNAAISRIEDADVAKEQLELIKAQFLQQASLISLAQANANPQAFLQLIQG from the coding sequence ATGGCATTTGCAATAGGAGGAAACGCGAGAATCAGGACAAATAGTCCGGCAGAGAATGCCTACAATGCGTTAGATACTTCAAGCAGGAGCATTTCACTAAGACAGTTGCGTCTTTCGACGGGACGTAGAATAAACAATGCAGCCGACGACGTAGCCGGTTACATTACATCGCGTGCCTTACAAGCAAGGAATACCTCCTTGAAAGCCGCTTTGAATGCAGTCGGTGACGCTTCGAACGTATCATATATCATTATGGATGCACTCGAAAACATTGGCGATTTGATGCAAAAAATCAAAGATGCCGCATCGAATGCAGCGTCCGGTGCTTCCGGTACTGATGAAAAAGTTGCACTCGCAAAAGCAGCTTATCGAATGGCACAACAAATCAAGACAGTCGTTGATACAACTGTGTTTGGTGGTCGCCAATTGATAGACGGCACTTTTTCTGCTAATTTCGTAATTGGAACAAACGGCACAAATACATTGCTGACTCTTGATGTCAATCTGACCGCAGGGAATGTTGATTTCAATGTCGAAAGCGGCTATTTTGACCTTAATTCTATGCTTACCGGAGATTTTGCCGGCATCACTGGATTAGACTTGAGATTGCTCAATGAAGTAGGTTCGATAGACCAAGGTATTTTCGATAATGAATATATCGGGCTAACATTGACCAGCTTATCAGACGCACTCAACAACGTCAACAAAGTCGCATCATATGTCGGCGGTATCGTCAACAGATTGACTTCGCAGGAAGATTTGCTCAAAGGGCAAATTGTAAATTACAATGCTGCAATCTCGAGAATAGAAGATGCTGACGTTGCCAAGGAACAACTTGAGTTAATCAAAGCACAGTTCCTACAACAAGCTTCGCTAATATCGTTGGCTCAGGCTAATGCTAATCCGCAAGCGTTCTTACAGTTAATTCAAGGATAA
- a CDS encoding flagellar hook protein FlgE, producing MGLTRSLSNGATSLKAHQQKFDVISNNLANLNTIGYKSNRANFQEQFNQVINHGRNPDVAGVVGNGGINPLQFGLGVKMGSITQDMNQGNLQITNRPLDMAIQGGGFFAYQMNGEMLYSRAGNVSRDRDGFLVDTGTGAYLQGYNVENDTNGNPIRDVNGVNQLTGTRANLLIPENIQSAPKQTQVITMTGNLNSGNAEGIEKKTSISIIDNVGGTHELKFTFTKNANPNEYDLIAELNGNALPISATQVLFNNDGTLNSPLSIDVLASDLNTIIGTQVFDETTPRDISVVLADPNQLTNGLTGYAAANSVTFIDQDGHKSGSLIDLSVDTRGQIWGAFTNGKSEKLGQVLLAKFTNDEGLIRKGGNFYSESPNSGNANIGTAGDIFPSSQIAGNSLEMSNVDMTEQFTDMISTQRAYEASARVITVSDQLLQETTILKR from the coding sequence ATGGGTCTCACCAGGTCACTTTCTAATGGAGCCACATCGCTTAAGGCTCATCAGCAAAAATTCGATGTAATATCGAATAACCTTGCTAATCTTAATACTATCGGATATAAATCCAATAGAGCAAATTTTCAGGAACAATTTAACCAAGTCATAAATCACGGACGCAACCCCGATGTTGCAGGTGTGGTCGGAAACGGCGGAATAAATCCGCTTCAGTTCGGGCTTGGGGTCAAAATGGGTTCCATTACTCAAGATATGAATCAAGGTAATCTACAAATAACGAATCGCCCATTGGATATGGCTATCCAAGGCGGTGGATTTTTCGCCTATCAGATGAATGGCGAAATGCTTTATTCCCGTGCCGGAAACGTTTCTCGCGATAGAGATGGTTTTCTGGTTGACACAGGAACAGGAGCGTATTTGCAAGGTTATAATGTTGAGAATGACACCAATGGCAATCCTATCAGAGATGTCAACGGCGTAAATCAGCTTACCGGAACAAGAGCTAATTTGCTCATTCCGGAAAATATCCAATCAGCGCCCAAACAAACTCAAGTAATCACAATGACCGGAAATCTTAATTCCGGAAATGCCGAAGGAATTGAAAAGAAAACTTCGATTTCAATTATTGATAATGTTGGTGGCACTCACGAATTAAAATTTACTTTCACCAAAAATGCCAATCCAAACGAATATGATTTGATTGCTGAATTAAACGGCAACGCTTTGCCTATATCGGCAACTCAAGTCCTATTTAATAATGACGGAACGCTCAATAGCCCTCTTTCGATTGATGTTTTGGCGTCAGACCTAAATACTATCATCGGAACTCAGGTTTTCGACGAAACAACGCCAAGAGACATTAGTGTAGTTCTTGCAGACCCTAACCAGTTGACAAATGGATTGACCGGATATGCGGCTGCAAATTCAGTTACTTTCATTGACCAAGACGGACACAAATCAGGTTCGCTCATTGATTTGAGTGTGGACACTCGCGGGCAAATCTGGGGTGCATTTACCAATGGTAAATCTGAAAAATTAGGGCAAGTTCTACTTGCAAAATTTACTAACGACGAAGGATTGATTCGCAAAGGCGGCAATTTTTATTCCGAATCACCAAATAGCGGTAATGCTAATATCGGCACAGCCGGAGATATTTTCCCATCATCGCAAATCGCAGGCAATTCATTAGAAATGTCCAATGTTGACATGACGGAACAATTCACGGATATGATTTCGACGCAACGTGCTTACGAAGCATCTGCAAGAGTCATTACGGTAAGTGACCAATTATTGCAAGAAACAACAATTTTAAAGCGATAA
- a CDS encoding flagellin: MPFAIGGNGRIRTNISAENAYNSLEVSSRDISLRQLRLSTGLRINSAADDVAGYITSRALQARNGALKAAINTVGDAQNVTNIVMDSLDNINQLVTQMKDATSQAASGALGTDEKVALAKAAYRLAQQIQTVVDSTVFSGSQLLSGSFTANFIVGVNAKNELLNIEIDMSTNNIDFNVDSNHFDVQSLSSSSFAGITGLDMTAFNNVSSDDLGIFSIENISNTLVSLSDALNNANKVAAYLGGISNRLTSQEELLKNQIVNYNAAISRIEDADVAKEQLSLIKSQFLQQTSLISLSQANQNPSSFLQLIRG; encoded by the coding sequence ATGCCATTTGCAATTGGAGGAAACGGAAGAATCAGGACTAATATTTCTGCAGAGAATGCTTATAATTCTTTAGAAGTCTCAAGTCGCGATATTTCACTAAGGCAATTAAGGTTATCTACAGGATTGAGAATTAATAGTGCAGCCGATGACGTCGCAGGTTATATAACCTCGCGCGCTTTACAAGCAAGAAACGGTGCTTTGAAAGCTGCCATCAATACTGTAGGTGATGCCCAAAACGTTACAAATATTGTTATGGATTCGTTGGATAATATCAACCAACTTGTCACTCAAATGAAAGATGCTACTTCGCAAGCGGCGTCAGGTGCTTTGGGGACAGATGAAAAAGTTGCTTTAGCCAAAGCTGCATACAGACTGGCTCAACAAATCCAAACTGTTGTTGACTCTACTGTATTTAGCGGCTCTCAATTATTGAGCGGTAGCTTTACAGCCAACTTTATTGTCGGCGTAAATGCTAAAAACGAGCTTTTGAACATAGAAATTGATATGAGCACAAACAATATTGATTTCAATGTTGACAGCAATCATTTTGATGTTCAATCATTAAGTTCATCATCATTTGCCGGAATTACCGGGTTGGATATGACTGCATTTAATAATGTCTCGTCTGATGACCTCGGAATATTCTCAATTGAAAATATTTCCAATACTTTGGTTAGTTTGTCCGATGCTTTAAATAATGCAAATAAAGTTGCAGCTTATCTTGGTGGTATTTCAAATCGTTTGACTTCGCAAGAAGAATTATTGAAAAATCAAATTGTTAATTATAATGCTGCAATTTCGAGAATCGAAGATGCCGACGTTGCAAAAGAGCAATTATCATTAATTAAATCTCAGTTCTTGCAACAAACTTCGTTGATTTCGCTCTCGCAAGCAAATCAAAATCCGAGTAGCTTCTTACAATTAATCAGAGGATAA